The region TAGAGTTTCTTGGCATCTCGCATCGGGCGACCAGGGAAGAATTATCCTCATTGCAGTTTCAAACTGCATAAAACGAAAGCTTCCAACCAAGCCTTTCAGCGTACGGCCGCAAAGCCGTCCGCCGCTGAAGGCCGCCGTTCGGTGGATGGACAAAAGAAACAAACAAAGGTATTCTTCAAATCCGTGCGGCGGCGTCCGACCGGCTACACCGAAGAACTGGTTACCGTATGAAGCGTAAAGGACTGCTCCGGCACATACGCGAGCATGGTTGTGTCTTTATTTGCCTTCTTCGTGGTTTCCGTCTTCGCCAAGGCTACGCCGGACAAGTCGCTGGCTGTTCAGCCTTATAAATTCCCCATTATTCAAAAGAGAATTTATATTGAGTGAGGCCAAGTTCATTCCGCATGATAATCATTTCATTTTGCAGAGTCTTCGGGACCGGCACGCCCCGGTCTTTGCGTTCCAGCCAGGCCATGTGCTCTTTCTCGCCGGCGGTGTAAATCCGTTCCGCGCCGGGCATTTTTCTGGAGGCGCGCAGTTCACGGCAGATATTGCCGGCGGTCTTTTTGAATTCGTCCAGCGCGGTAAAAGCCTTGATGTCAATGGCGATGAAAAAATGTCCCAGGCGGTAGGGCGACTTGCGGCCGTTTTCAAAGCCGAGCAGCATTTTCAAGTATGCGCCGCCCTGCAGGGCCGCCGAAAGAATTTCCACCACGGCCGCGTAACCGTAGCCCTTGTAACCGGCGGTTTCCTCGCCGATGCCGCCGAGCGGCACGAGCGCGCAGGCCCCCTTGACTAGGTCTTTCAGGACTTGGCTCGTGTCGGTGCGGGTGCGGCCGTTTTCGTCAATAACCCATCCGGGGGGAAGCTCCCGGCCGGCGCGCTCATAGACTTCTATCTTTCCGCGCTGTGAAACAGAAGTTGCGCAGTCCAGGACAAAGGGGAAATCCTCGTCGGTCGGCATGCCG is a window of Kiritimatiellia bacterium DNA encoding:
- a CDS encoding Ldh family oxidoreductase, which encodes MPDNDSAVWISFDEMKNFMADVFKGLGVPDDEAKICADVLITADKRGIDSHGIGRLKTIYYDRIRDGIQSARTGFEIVREAPATAVVDGHNGMGMVIARRSMQMAIEKAAKYGLGMVAARNSTHYGACCYYALMAVEAGMIGITGTNARPSIAPTFGVENMLGTNPLVFGMPTDEDFPFVLDCATSVSQRGKIEVYERAGRELPPGWVIDENGRTRTDTSQVLKDLVKGACALVPLGGIGEETAGYKGYGYAAVVEILSAALQGGAYLKMLLGFENGRKSPYRLGHFFIAIDIKAFTALDEFKKTAGNICRELRASRKMPGAERIYTAGEKEHMAWLERKDRGVPVPKTLQNEMIIMRNELGLTQYKFSFE